Genomic segment of Drosophila simulans strain w501 chromosome 2R, Prin_Dsim_3.1, whole genome shotgun sequence:
CCTTATTCCTTTGCCGAAACTGTCGATATACTGAAAGAGATAATCAAGCACAATACGTTCACCAATTTATATTAAGCGATATACTGAGGTCAGATACTACATCATGATAACGGGTGTGCAGCACCTCATACGATTTATCAGTTTGAAAGCCGTCTAAAAAGTCAttgtaaatatgttttgttAATGAGTTTTCGGGTTCGGACCGTGGAAGGTTGTGGTATAATTCCTCCAGTTTCCGAGTAAGCTCGCGAACGTGTTGTCCGGTAGTGGGGCGTATTTGTGCTCCTCCGTTTATGCACCCTGAGGGACATGCCATTACCTCAACAAAGTGGTAGTTTGATAGCTTTTCACGCTTCAGTTTTTGTACCAAGTTTTGTATGTTCCGGAAACCATTAGCAATAGCAAATTTCAGCACAGTTTTGCCATTCTGTTTAAGTATAATTTCTCTAAAGTCGCGGTTTCTGAGCTGTTTGAATTCCAACTCTGTTGTTAAATCTtcgttaaaaatatgttttgcGGCGAACTTAAATATGTGTTCTGCGTAACCGCCAGATAGCGTCTTCTCGTGAGCCCATACCATGAATTCTGGGCGTACATTAGACCATGGCCAGTCTAAATCAAAGAGATCGTACTGCGATAGCGGACGCTGAGCCTCACTGAGCAATTGTTCCACCTCAACTGCAaagatatattatattaatattaggTCAAATTGTACGTTTGGCTCTCAAACAACCTGAAGTGATTACACAGTCTACGTCGCGTGAGTTATTTGCCTTGCTGAAAAAGTCCTCGCGAGAGGCCTCAAGCTTCTTGTCGTAGCAAGGCATCACGGTCACATGGTATATTCGTGACGCAGGAACATTTATCTTATCGGCAAGGATTTGCTTCACAAGCACTCCCATTATTTGCTGAGGAGATCGCGTAGTGGAAACGTAAGGCAATATGAAGTTTCCGTGCGTTTTCTCCGCGTAACAAACCCACCCCGGACAAGAGGAGCTAAGCATGGTCAAGTTCTCATTTTCGCGGTACCTATCTACAAATTCTTGACGGCATTCGAGCAGCGCGATATCGTCCGCCACCTTAGTGGACAAAACATAGTCCGCACCCAAACTGCGAAAATACCCATTAAGATGACGGGCAGCATCCTCCACACCTATTTGATAGCGATGGGCCAAGCTTAGTATAGGCTGGGTGGCAAGGGTGATTACGATTGTACGCACATTATCCCAGTCCTCAGAGGCCTTATTCTTTGAATTCTCTTGAAGGACCTTAAGCAACTCTTCTTGGCTCTGCTGCGTGATCAGAACTTCTTCAGCTGAAGTGATGCAACCGGAGCACGCAAGACAGTCTTGCAGGGAAATATCAACTTTATTAAGTTTTAGATTTCCACTCTGTAACGAAACCatttcaatcaattaaaaatggacGCCCTCGAAAAGCTTACCTCTGATTCCTCAAAGC
This window contains:
- the LOC120284354 gene encoding probable cytosolic Fe-S cluster assembly factor GD17698 isoform X1, whose amino-acid sequence is MSRLSTALQLTDIDDFITPSQICIKPVQIDKARSKTGAKIKIKGDSCFEESESGNLKLNKVDISLQDCLACSGCITSAEEVLITQQSQEELLKVLQENSKNKASEDWDNVRTIVITLATQPILSLAHRYQIGVEDAARHLNGYFRSLGADYVLSTKVADDIALLECRQEFVDRYRENENLTMLSSSCPGWVCYAEKTHGNFILPYVSTTRSPQQIMGVLVKQILADKINVPASRIYHVTVMPCYDKKLEASREDFFSKANNSRDVDCVITSVEVEQLLSEAQRPLSQYDLFDLDWPWSNVRPEFMVWAHEKTLSGGYAEHIFKFAAKHIFNEDLTTELEFKQLRNRDFREIILKQNGKTVLKFAIANGFRNIQNLVQKLKREKLSNYHFVEVMACPSGCINGGAQIRPTTGQHVRELTRKLEELYHNLPRSEPENSLTKHIYNDFLDGFQTDKSYEVLHTRYHDVVSDLSISLNINW
- the LOC120284354 gene encoding probable cytosolic Fe-S cluster assembly factor GD17698 isoform X2 produces the protein MLSSSCPGWVCYAEKTHGNFILPYVSTTRSPQQIMGVLVKQILADKINVPASRIYHVTVMPCYDKKLEASREDFFSKANNSRDVDCVITSVEVEQLLSEAQRPLSQYDLFDLDWPWSNVRPEFMVWAHEKTLSGGYAEHIFKFAAKHIFNEDLTTELEFKQLRNRDFREIILKQNGKTVLKFAIANGFRNIQNLVQKLKREKLSNYHFVEVMACPSGCINGGAQIRPTTGQHVRELTRKLEELYHNLPRSEPENSLTKHIYNDFLDGFQTDKSYEVLHTRYHDVVSDLSISLNINW